Proteins co-encoded in one Zalophus californianus isolate mZalCal1 chromosome 9, mZalCal1.pri.v2, whole genome shotgun sequence genomic window:
- the LOC113922173 gene encoding ATP synthase membrane subunit DAPIT, mitochondrial-like — translation MAGPETDAQFHFTGIKNYFTSYTLTGRMNCVLATYGGIALMILYFKLRSKKTPAVKAT, via the coding sequence ATGGCAGGTCCAGAAACTGATGCTCAATTCCATTTCACTGGTATCAAAAACTATTTCACCTCTTATACTCTCACAGGTAGAATGAATTGTGTACTGGCCACATATGGAGGCATTGCTTTGATGATCTTATACTTCAAGTTAAGGTCTAAAAAAACACCAGCTGTGAAAGCAACATAA